The Setaria italica strain Yugu1 chromosome IX, Setaria_italica_v2.0, whole genome shotgun sequence genome has a window encoding:
- the LOC101771351 gene encoding probable 2-oxoglutarate-dependent dioxygenase At5g05600 — protein MTSCFNGGAGWPEPVVRVQTVSDTCGDTIPDRYVKPQSDRPSPPASGGVAGGGPNIPVVDLSMPDSDATSRAVAAACREWGFFQAVNHGVRPELLRGARAAWRGFFRQPAEVRERYANSPATYEGYGSRLGTAKGGPLDWGDYYFLHLLPPSLKSHEKWPSLPASLRETTEEYGEEVVQLCRRVMRLLSSGLGLEAGRLQEAFGGAGGEGACMRVNFYPRCPQPELTLGVAAHSDPGGMTMLLVDDHVRGLQVRSPDGQWITVEPVPDAFIVNVGDQIQVLSNAAYKSVEHRVTVSAAEERLSMAFFYNPRSDLPIAPMPELVAPGRPALYPEMTFDEYRVFIRQRGLAGKAQLESLKASNKAAAAPVTADGSPSSSS, from the exons ATGACTAGCTGCTTcaacggcggcgccggctgGCCGGAGCCGGTGGTGCGCGTGCAGACCGTGTCGGACACCTGCGGCGACACGATCCCCGACCGGTACGTCAAGCCTCAGTCGGACCGGCCGTCGCCCCCTGCctccggcggcgtcgccggaggCGGCCCGAACATCCCGGTGGTGGACCTGTCAATGCCGGACAGCGACGCGACGTcccgcgccgtggcggcggcgtgccgggAGTGGGGCTTCTTCCAGGCGGTGAACCACGGCGTGCGCCCGGAGCTgctgcgcggcgcgcgcgcggcgtggcgcggctTCTTCCGGCAGCCCGCGGAGGTGCGCGAGCGCTACGCGAACTCGCCGGCGACGTACGAGGGCTACGGCAGCCGCCTCGGCACCGCCAAGGGCGGCCCCCTCGACTGGGGCGACTACTacttcctccacctcctgccgCCGTCCCTCAAGAGCCACGAGAAATGGCCTTCCCTCCCCGCCTCCCTACG GGAGACGACGGAGGAGTACGGCGAGGAGGTGGTGCAACTGTGCCGGAGGGTGATGCGGCTGCTGTCGAGCGGGCTGGGGCTGGAGGCCGGGAGGCTGCAGGAGGCGTTCGGCGGGGCGGGCGGGGAGGGAGCGTGCATGCGCGTCAACTTCTACCCGCGGTGCCCGCAGCCCGAGCTGACGCTCGGCGTGGCGGCGCACTCCGACCCCGGCGGCATGACCATGCTGCTGGTCGACGACCACGTCAGGGGCCTGCAGGTAAGGAGCCCCGACGGCCAGTGGATCACCGTCGAGCCCGTCCCCGATGCCTTCATCGTCAACGTCGGCGACCAGATACAG GTGCTGAGCAACGCGGCGTACAAGAGCGTGGAGCACCGGGTGACGGTgagcgcggcggaggagcggctGTCGATGGCCTTCTTCTACAACCCGCGGAGCGACCTGCCCATCGCGCCGATGCCGGAGCTGGTGGCGCCCGGCCGCCCGGCGCTGTACCCGGAGATGACCTTCGACGAGTACCGCGTCTTCATCCGGCAGCGCGGCCTGGCCGGCAAGGCGCAGCTCGAGTCCCTGAAGGCCAGCAacaaggccgccgccgctcctgtcACAGCTGATGGCTCGCCCTCTTCCTCTAGCTAG
- the LOC106804123 gene encoding rhodanese-like domain-containing protein 10 has product MAMMGAAAAASTCCIRSCASPSLSRSRVRAQATSWAGGAEALVRSGAVKAVRPKDAAEALGAEGFRLLDVRPPWELARASVRGSAHVPLFVGDDDMGPVTLLKKWVHFGYIGLWTGQAFTKMNHRFVDDVAAAVAGDGGKDAKLLVACGEGLRSLIAVRMLHDDGYRNLAWLAGGFSKSADGDFPGVEGESKLQYATIGGVSYIFLQILLLLGVVK; this is encoded by the exons ATGGCGATGAtgggtgctgcggcggcggcatccacCTGCTGCATCAGGTCGTGCGCCTCCCCTAGCCTGTCTCGCTCGCGCGTCAGGGCGCAGGCGACGTCGTGGGCCGGGGGCGCCGAGGCGCTGGTGCGGTCGGGCGCAGTGAAGGCCGTCCGGCCCAAGGACGCGGCGGAGGCGCTGGGCGCGGAGGGGTTCCGTCTGCTGGACGTGCGGCCGCCGtgggagctcgcccgcgccagcGTGCGGGGCTCGGCGCACGTGCCGCTGTTCGTGGGGGACGACGACATGGGCCCCGTGACGCTGCTCAAGAAGTGGGTCCACTTTGGCTACATCGGGCTCTGGACCGGCCAGGCCTTCACCAAGATGAACCACCGCTTcgtcgacgacgtcgccgccgccgtcgccggcgacggcggcaaggACGCCAAGCTTCTCGTCGCCTGCGGCGAAGGCCTCAG GTCGTTGATCGCGGTGAGGATGCTGCACGACGATGGGTACAGGAACCTGGCATGGCTCGCCGGCGGGTTCAGCAAGTCCGCTGACGGCGACTTCCCGGGCGTGGAGGGGGAGAGCAAGCTTCAGTACGCCACCATCGGGGGCGTGTCCTACATCTTCCTCCagatcctgctgctgctgggggtGGTGAAATGA
- the LOC101770957 gene encoding phosphoinositide phospholipase C 2: protein MPKRDKGAPAPPRASPPHTPPPGTESEAEAEEGAGEAGASSSAAEMGTYKCCIFFTRHFALGDTATPEDVRALFSRFAAGSPYMGPDDLRRYLAAWGGADGEVAEQVVDRVLLDRSRTPRFGRPALTVDDFMHFLFSEELNPPLRHSKVHQDMNAPLSHYFIYTGHNSYLTGNQLSSDCSDAPIIKALQIGVRVIELDIWPNSSKDDIDVLHGRTLTAPVSLIKCLRSIKEYAFVASPYPVIITFEDHLTPDLQAKVAKMVLEVFGDILYYPESKHLQEFPSPEALKGRVLLSTKPPKEYLEANSGTMKDREIESQFKKGEKEEAAWGVEVPDIQDEMQVADRHDDDLLYRGRGLDDDDKQKTSKHVATEYKHLITIKAGKPKGPLVDALKNDPDKVRRLSLSEQELAKVAANHGPNIVSFTHRNMLRIYPKGTRFNSSNYNPFLGWVHGAQMVAFNMQGYGRALWLMHGFYKANGGCGYVKKPDFLMQTCPDGKVFDPKADLPVKATLKVKVYMGEGWHKDFKQTHFDTYSPPDFYVKVGIAGVPLDSVMRKTKAVEDNWVPVWEEEFAFPLTVPEIAVLRVEVHEQDVSEDDFGGQTALPVEELRPGIRAVPLFDHKGHKFKSVKLLMRFEFT from the exons ATGCCCAAACGAGACAAAGGAGCTCCAGCTCCCCCGCGCGCCTCCCCACCCCACACACCTCCGCCGGGGACGGAgagcgaggccgaggccgaggagggGGCAGGCGAGGCGGGGGCGTCGTCGTCCGCCGCGGAGATGGGGACGTACAAGTGCTGCATCTTCTTCACGCGCCACTTCGCGCTCGGCGACACCGCCACGCCCGAGGACGTGCGCGCTCTCTTCTCCCGCTTCGCCGCCGGGTCGCCCTACATGGGCCCCGACGACCTCCGCCGCTACCTCGCCGCGTGGGGAGGGGCCGACGGCGAGGTCGCGGAGCAGGTCGTCGACCGGGTCCTCCTGGACCGCAGCCGCACCCCGCGCTTCGGGAGGCCGGCGCTCACCGTCGACGACTTCATGCACTTCCTCTTCTCCGAGGAACTCAACCCGCCCCTCCGCCATTCCAAG GTCCATCAGGACATGAACGCACCGCTATCGCACTATTTTATATACACTGGACACAACTCGTATCTGACCGGTAATCAACTCAGCAGTGACTGCAGTGATGCTCCCATCATCAAGGCACTGCAAATAGGTGTTCGTGTAATTGAATTGGACATATGGCCAAATTCTTCTAAAGATGACATTGACGTTCTCCATGGAAG GACACTGACTGCCCCAGTATCACTTATCAAATGCTTGAGATCCATCAAAGAATATGCTTTTGTGGCATCTCCCTATCCTGTTATTATAACATTCGAAGACCACCTCACACCTGATCTTCAGGCGAAAGTAGCTAAG atgGTCCTTGAAGTGTTTGGAGACATCCTATATTACCCTGAATCAAAACATCTTCAAGAATTTCCTTCACCTGAAGCTCTAAAGGGGCGTGTCCTGCTCTCAACTAAACCCCCAAAGGAGTACCTTGAAGCAAACAGCGGTACCATGAAGGATAGAGAAATTGAATCCCAGTTTaaaaagggagaaaaggaaGAAGCAGCATGGGGAGTAGAAGTTCCAGATATTCAGGATGAGATGCAAGTTGCCGACAGG CATGATGATGATCTATTATATCGCGGAAGAGGtctggatgatgatgataagCAGAAAACAAGCAAGCATGTGGCAACAGAGTATAAACACCTGATTACTATCAAGGCAGGAAAGCCAAAGGGTCCTCTTGTGGATGCCTTAAAGAATGACCCTGACAAAGTTAGGCGCCTCAGTTTGAGTGAGCAAGAACTTGCAAAAGTGGCAGCAAATCATGGTCCCAACATTGTGAG CTTCACACATAGAAATATGCTGAGAATATATCCAAAGGGAACCCGCTTCAATTCATCCAACTATAATCCATTTCTTGGCTGGGTGCATGGTGCTCAAATGGTGGCATTCAATATGCAG GGATATGGAAGAGCACTTTGGTTAATGCATGGTTTTTACAAAGCCAACGGTGGCTGCGGTTATGTGAAGAAACCTGATTTCTTGATGCAAACTTGTCCAGACGGAAAGGTGTTTGATCCCAAGGCAGATTTACCGGTCAAGGCAACATTGAAG GTCAAGGTGTACATGGGCGAAGGTTGGCACAAAGACTTCAAGCAGACACACTTCGACACATACTCACCTCCAGATTTCTATGTAAAG GTTGGCATCGCCGGAGTTCCATTAGACTCGGTGATGAGGAAGACGAAAGCCGTGGAGGACAACTGGGTCCCCGTGTGGGAGGAGGAGTTCGCCTTCCCGCTGACCGTCCCTGAGATCGCGGTGCTCCGCGTGGAGGTGCACGAGCAGGATGTGAGCGAGGACGACTTCGGCGGGCAGACGGCGCTGCCGGTGGAGGAGCTGCGGCCGGGGATCCGCGCCGTCCCGCTGTTCGACCACAAGGGGCACAAGTTCAAGAGCGTCAAGCTCCTCATGCGCTTCGAGTTCACCTAG
- the LOC101770283 gene encoding protein YIPF5 homolog codes for MAKEFPVPPVVFTPSTPTHRRHPAPGMGASPPPAFAPPRPSTSSAANPLPFMSFDVSAAAASSSSAPPLFAGPMGVGGSGASFEDEPPLLEELGINTRQIWRKTISILHPLRSADPSLHADADLSGPFLFLLSFGLFQLLAGKFHFGIVLGWVTVASLFLYFVFSMLSGGRRGDLDLYRCVSLVGYCMLPMVIFSAVSLFLPRGGGLIFGVGMAFVLWSTRVCTRLLAELASSGDEHRGLIAYACWLVYMLFSLLVIF; via the coding sequence ATGGCGAAGGAGTTCCCCGTGCCGCCGGTGGTCTTCACGCCGTCCACCCCGACGCACCGCCGCCATCCTGCCCCGGGCATGGGGGCCTCCCCTCCGCCCGCGttcgcgccgccgcgcccctccACCTCGTCCGCTGCCAACCCGCTCCCCTTCATGTCGTTCGACGTCTCCgctgccgcggcctcctcctcctccgcgccgcccctcttCGCGGGGCCCATGGGCGTCGGCGGCTCCGGCGCATCCTTCGAGGACGAGCCGCCTCTCCTCGAGGAGCTCGGCATCAACACGCGCCAGATCTGGCGGAAGACGATCTCCATCCTCCACCCGCTCCGCTCGGCCGACCCCTCGCtccacgccgacgccgacctCTCGGGCccgttcctcttcctcctctcttttGGACTCTTCCAGCTCCTCGCGGGGAAGTTTCACTTCGGGATCGTGCTCGGCTGGGTCACCGTCGCATCCCTCTTCCTCTACTTCGTCTTCTCCATGCTGtcgggcggccgccgcggggacCTCGATCTGTACCGGTGCGTCAGCCTCGTCGGATACTGCATGCTGCCCATGGTCATATTCTCCGCGGTCTCCCTCTTCCTGCCGCGGGGCGGCGGACTTATATTTGGAGTGGGGATGGCGTTCGTGTTATGGTCCACCAGGGTCTGCACCAGGCTGCTCGCAGAGCTTGCATCTAGCGGCGACGAGCATAGGGGCCTCATTGCCTATGCGTGCTGGCTCGTGTACATGCTGTTCTCGCTGCTCGTCATCTTCTGA
- the LOC101769880 gene encoding serine/threonine protein kinase OSK3, with translation MDGSARGGGHSDALRNYNLGRTLGIGTFGKVKIAEHKLTGHRVAIKIINCRQMKNMEMEEKAKREIKILKLFIHPHIIRLYEVIYTPTDIYVVMEYCKYGELFDYIVEKGRLQEDEARRIFQQIISGVEYCHRNMVVHRDLKPENLLLDSKYNVKLADFGLSNVMHDGHFLKTSCGSPNYAAPEVISGKLYAGPEVDVWSCGVILYALLCGTLPFDDENIPNLFKKIKGGIYTLPSHLSALARDLIPRMLVVEPMKRITIREIREHQWFQNRLPRYLAVPPPDTTQQAKMIDEDTLRDVVNMGFNKDHVCESLCSRLQNEATVAYYLLLDNRFKATSGYLGADYQESMDRNLNQLASSESTSSGVRNYVPGSTDPHSNGLRTHYPVERKWALGLQSRAHPREIMIEVLKALQELNVSWKKNGHYNMKCRWCPEFSEAHDMLDSSNSFLGDSTIMDNDDANGRLPAVIKFEIQLYKTRDEKYLLDMQRVTGPQLLFLDFCAAFLTKLRVL, from the exons ATGGATGGAAGTGCTAGAGGGGGTGGGCATTCTGATGCATTAAGAAACTACAACCTGGGAAGAACATTAGGTATTGGTACATTTGGAAAAGTGAAGATCGCAGAGCATAAGCTTACAGGACATAGGGTTGCTATAAAGATCATTAACTGCCGCCAAATGAAAAATATGGAAATGGAGGAGAAAG CAAAGAGAGAAATCAAGATATTGAAGTTGTTCATTCACCCCCATATCATCCGGCTTTATGAGGTCATTTACACACCTACAGATATATATGTTGTGATGGAATATTGTAAGTATGGTGAGCTGTTTGATTACATTGTTGAGAAAGGCAGATTACAGGAAGATGAAGCTCGTCGTATCTTCCAGCAG ATCATATCTGGTGTGGAATACTGCCATAGAAACATGGTTGTCCATCGTGACCTAAAGCCAGAAAACTTGTTACTTGACTCAAAGTATAATGTAAAACTTGCGGACTTTGGCTTGAGCAATGTCATGCATGATGGTCATTTTTTGAAGACTAGCTGTGGGAGTCCAAACTACGCTGCTCCTGAG GTAATATCTGGTAAATTATATGCTGGACCTGAGGTTGATGTATGGAGTTGTGGAGTGATCCTTTATGCACTTCTTTGTGGAACTCTTCCATTTGATGATGAGAATATTCCCAACCTGTTCAAAAAGATTAAG GGAGGTATCTACACTCTTCCAAGTCATTTGTCTGCTTTAGCTAGGGATTTGATCCCAAGAATGCTCGTTGTTGAGCCTATGAAGAGAATCACAATTCGTGAAATTCGGGAGCATCAATGGTTCCAGAATCGCCTTCCTCGTTACTTGGCAGTGCCTCCACCAGACACGACGCAGCAAGCCAAAATG ATTGATGAGGATACACTTCGAGATGTTGTTAATATGGGATTTAACAAGGACCATGTGTGCGAATCACTGTGCAGCAGACTTCAAAATGAG GCAACAGTTGCATATTATTTACTATTGGACAATCGGTTTAAAGCAACCAGTGGCTATCTTGGGGCAGATTATCAAGAATCAATG GATAGGAATTTAAATCAGCTGGCATCATCCGAATCAACTAGTTCTGGTGTGAGGAATTATGTTCCAGGAAGCACAGATCCTCATAGCAACGGCCTGCGGACACATTATCCAGTTGAAAGAAAATGGGCACTTGGACTTCAG TCTCGGGCCCACCCACGTGAAATAATGATTGAGGTCCTAAAAGCACTTCAAGAATTAAATGTCAGCTGGAAGAAGAATGGACACTACAACATGAAATGCAGATGGTGTCCGGAGTTTTCAGAAGCCCATGATATGTTAGATTCCAGTAACAGCTTTCTTGGTGACTCTACCATCATGGATAATGATGATGCAAATGGAAGGCTACCTGCTGTGATCAAATTTGAAATCCAG ctttACAAGACGAGGGATGAGAAATACCTCCTCGATATGCAGAGAGTTACTGGACCTCAGCTCCTCTTCCTGGACTTTTGTGCGGCCTTCCTTACCAAGCTTAGGGTTCTATAG